A genomic stretch from Erigeron canadensis isolate Cc75 chromosome 9, C_canadensis_v1, whole genome shotgun sequence includes:
- the LOC122583931 gene encoding basic transcription factor 3-like produces the protein MNVEKLMKMAGAVRTGGKGSVRRKKKAVHKTTTTDDKRLQSTLKRIGVQGIPQIEEVNIFKDDTVIQFLNPKVQAAVNANTWVVSGPSQTKNLQDMIPTLFNHLGADNLDNLKKLAEQIQKQQQAAPGASDGAAAMSTIQEDDDEVPELVEGETFEAVAEEGQKS, from the exons ATGAATGTTGAAAAGCTGATGAAGATGGCTGGTGCTGTTCGCACTGGTGGCAAGGGTAGCGTTAGAAG AAAGAAGAAGGCAGTGCATAAGACAACAACCACGGATGACAAAAGGCTGCAAAGCACTTTGAAAAGAATAGGGGTACAAGGAATACCACAAATTGAAGAAGTTAACATTTTCAAGGATGACACTGTTATTCAGTTTTTGAACCCTAAAG TTCAAGCCGCTGTTAATGCCAACACTTGGGTTGTTAGCGGTCCTTCTCAAACCAAGA ATTTGCAAGATATGATCCCAACCCTTTTTAACCATCTGG GGGCTGATAACTTGGATAATCTGAAGAAGTTGGCTGAGCAGATCCAGAAGCAGCAGCAGGCAGCACCAGGTGCGAGTGATGGCGCTGCTGCTATGTCAACAATACAagaggatgatgatgaagtcCCGGAACTTGTTGAGGGTGAAACTTTTGAAGCTGTTGCCGAGGAAGGACAGAAATCATAG
- the LOC122583930 gene encoding probable galactinol--sucrose galactosyltransferase 2 → MTITPKISIDNGNLVVHGKTILKGVAENIVLTPGSGSGLITGAFIGASSSNSKSLHVFPVGVLEDLRFMCCFRFKLWWMTQRMGTCGKDIPLETQFMLVESKDNNDNSPTIYTVFLPLLEGQFRAVLQGNDKNELEICLESGDHAVETNQGLNLVYMHAGTNPFEVINRAVKAVENHMQTFYHREKKKLPGLLDWFGWCTWDAFYTEVTAEGVEEGLKSLSEGGTPPRFLIIDDGWQQIGNENKDSNVVVQEGAQFANRLTGIKENEKFQKKKDDHSPGLKHVIDEAKENHKVKYVYVWHALAGYWGGVNPSVAGMEHYDPTMAYPVQSPGVKGNQPDIVMDSLSVHGLGLVHPRKVFNFYNELHAYLASCGVDGVKVDVQNIIETLGAGHGGRVSLTRSYIQALEASISKNFRDNGCIACMCHNTDGLYSAKQTAIVRASDDFYPHDPASHTIHISSVAYNTLFLGEFMQPDWDMFHSLHPAADYHAAARAIGGGAIYVSDKPGNHNFDLLKKLVLPDGSVLRAQLPGRPTLDCLFADPARDGISLLKVWNVNKCTGVVGVFNCQGAGWCKVEKKTRIHNASPGILTGSVQSTDVDSLSQVAGQDWHGETVVYCQRSGEIIRLPKGVSVPVTLKVLEYELFHFCPLKEVADNISVAPIGLLDMFNSGGAVEQFEVHAAPKTVVHGDHSNPLLENPPVTATVALKVRGCGRFGAYSSQRPLKCTVDGADTKFDYNDSNGLVTVMVPLAQEEMYKWSIEIIV, encoded by the exons ATGACGATTACGCCAAAGATCTCTATTGATAATGGAAACCTTGTGGTTCATGGGAAAACTATCCTTAAGGGAGTTGCAGAAAACATTGTGTTGACTCCAGGTTCAGGGTCAGGGCTAATAACTGGTGCATTTATTGGTGCATCATCTTCAAATAGCAAAAGTCTTCATGTTTTCCCAGTGGGAGTCTTAGA GGACCTACGATTTATGTGTTGTTTCCGTTTCAAGCTATGGTGGATGACTCAAAGAATGGGAACATGTGGAAAGGATATTCCACTAGAGACACAATTTATGCTTGTGGAGAGCAAGGACAACAATGATAACAGTCCCACAATCTATACCGTATTTCTTCCACTCCTGGAAGGCCAATTCCGGGCTGTTCTTCAAGGCAACGACAAAAATGAACTAGAGATTTGCCTTGAGAGTG GGGACCATGCAGTTGAAACTAACCAAGGGCTTAACCTTGTCTATATGCATGCTGGAACAAATCCCTTTGAGGTCATTAACCGGGCTGTCAA GGCTGTGGAGAACCATATGCAAACATTTTATCacagagaaaagaaaaag TTACCCGGATTACTTGACTGGTTTGGCTGGTGCACATGGGATGCGTTTTACACTGAAGTCACTGCAGAGGGAGTTGAAGAAGGTCTCAAAAG TTTATCAGAAGGAGGGACTCCACCACGGTTCTTAATCATAGATGATGGTTGGCAACAGATTGGTAACGAGAACAAGGACTCTAATGTTGTTGTACAAGAAGGGGCACA GTTTGCAAACAGATTAACAGgaatcaaagagaatgaaaaatTCCAAAAGAAGAAAGATGACCATTCCCCGGGATTAAAGCATGTCATAGATGAAGCCAAGGAAAATCATAAAGTGAA GTACGTATATGTTTGGCATGCTCTTGCAGGCTACTGGGGCGGGGTCAACCCAAGTGTGGCTGGGATGGAACATTATGACCCGACTATGGCATACCCGGTTCAATCACCAGGTGTAAAGGGGAACCAGCCAGACATAGTCATGGATAGTCTTTCGGTCCATGGTCTGGGTCTGGTGCACCCCAGAAAGGTTTTCAACTTCTACAATGAGCTTCATGCATACCTTGCTTCATGTGGAGTTGATGGAGTCAAAGTCGATGTTCAAAATATAATTGAAACTCTCGGGGCAGGTCATGGTGGTAGAGTTTCTCTTACACGGAGCTACATCCAGGCTCTTGAAGCTTCGATTTCAAAGAACTTCAGAGATAATGGATGTATTGCTTGTATGTGCCATAATACTGATGGGCTCTACAGTGCTAAACAAACTGCAATTGTTAGAGCCTCTGACGACTTCTATCCTCATGACCCTGCTTCTCATACAATCCATATTTCTTCCGTGGCTTATAATACACTATTTCTTGGGGAATTTATGCAACCTGATTGGGACATGTTCCAT AGCCTTCATCCAGCTGCTGATTATCATGCTGCAGCCCGAGCTATTGGTGGAGGTGCCATTTATGTTAG CGACAAGCCTGGCAACCACAACTTTGATCTATTAAAGAAGTTGGTCCTTCCAGATGGGTCAGTGCTTCGTGCCCAATTGCCCGGAAGACCAACGCTCGATTGTCTTTTTGCTGATCCAGCTAGAGACGGGATCAG TCTGCTTAAGGTTTGGAATGTGAATAAGTGCACAGGTGTAGTTGGTGTATTCAACTGCCAGGGTGCCGGTTGGTgcaaagttgaaaagaaaacccGTATCCATAATGCATCTCCTGGCATTCTTACTGGTTCTGTTCAATCCACTGATGTGGACTCCCTAAGTCAGGTAGCTGGTCAGGACTGGCATGGGGAAACGGTGGTGTATTGTCAAAGATCAG GCGAGATAATTCGGTTACCAAAAGGTGTATCTGTACCTGTAACACTCAAGGTCCTCGAGTATGAACTATTCCATTTCTGTCCTCTAAAG GAGGTAGCAGATAACATATCAGTTGCACCAATAGGTTTGCTCGACATGTTCAATAGTGGCGGCGCGGTGGAGCAATTTGAAGTCCACGCAGCTCCAAAAACTGTTGTCCATGGCGACCACTCCAACCCTCTACTCGAAAACCCACCAGTAACTGCAACAGTGGCTCTAAAAGTACGAGGATGTGGTCGATTTGGAGCTTATTCATCACAACGCCCTCTCAAGTGTACTGTGGATGGTGCTGATACCAAGTTCGACTATAATGATTCAAATGGATTAGTAACCGTCATGGTACCACTGGCTCAAGAGGAGATGTACAAGTGGTCTATTGAGATCATAGTCTAG